CCTTGCGTCCTATCCAGTACGAGTGTCAGCATCGTCTGCGCGGGGTCGAGCCTCGAGCGGGCGCATCATATCATGATCTTCGTGCTCGATCATATGGCAATGCCACATATATGTGCCTGTCTGATCGTTGAATACCCCGTCGTACTCTCCGAAGTGGACGACAACGTGGACGACTTCGGCGGGGTTTACAGTGACCACGTCATGCTACCCGCGTTCGCTGTGGCCACAGCAACATCATTATGGTTCATCCGGAATAAACTATCTATACGCACCTCGGTAGCCGCTAGAGGCACCTCGATAACCATGACCAAAGTCCCTTCCCAGTTACAGACGTTCGATATCGCAGAAACCGACGACGTAGTGCGAGCGTATCTACAAACGGAGTGTCTGGATCACCCGACGAGAGGACCCTACATAAAATCACGAGTACTGTACGAGGGTATCGAAGACGAGATCGACGACCGGTTCTCTCTGGAGTTGTTCGGGTTATTCTGTGAAAGTCGACCGTACTTGGAGAAGTGGTCAAGAGGATACAACGGATCGTATCGCTATCGAATCCTACGAGAGCACCTCCGCTAACCGTGCGCCGCATACGAATTGCTGATAGGAGCGGCAATAGTACTTAATAATCCGACTGGAGCGAATCTTTATATCTATTTGACCGGTACGAAGAGGTATGGCCAAACAGACGGCGAAAACGACGGAACGATCCCTGGTCGTAATCAATACGATCCAGAAATTGGGCGGTGCAACACTCGATGAATTGACCGGTGAATTAGAGATCGCGAGAAGTACGATTCACCTCCACCTCCAGACCCTTCTCGAAGAAGGGTATCTCACGAAGGAAGGCGCAGTTTATCACATCGGATTACGGTTCCTCAACCACGGCGAGTATGCACGCTCACGCAAAAAGGCGTACACACTGGCGAAACAGACAGTAACAGAACTTTCCGACCGAATCGACGAAGAGGTCGAATTCGTCGTGGAGAACGATAATCGCGGCATTCTCGTCCACGAATCCTTCCATCCGGACAGCCACTTTCCGTCCAAGGAACGACATATATCCACCGCGCCTAGCTCCGCTGGGATCTACTATTATCTCCACAGCGTTGCAACCGGCAAAGCGATTCTCGCCGAATTACCCGACGAGCGCGTCGAAGCAGTACTGGACGACAGGGGACTCCCTAGACAGACAGCACACACCATCACGGACCAAGACGATTTTATCCGCGAACTCGAGCAGATTCGCGATCGAGGCGTTGCATTCGCCGATGAAGAGTACGTCGACGGTCTCAGAGAAGTCGGGCGACGTGTGACAGGTCCTGATGGGAGCGTTCTCGGTGCAATCGCCATCATCGGCCCGAAGTATCGATTCACGGACGAACGGTACACCACCGAGTTGCCGGAGATCCTGATAGAATACGTCGACGACCTCGAGACCGAAATCAGCGATTCGTACTTGGACGATTATCGCTAAATAATCAGATCTCTCACGTGGTTCAGCAAATAATCCGAGTATGCTGTATCATTATATGCACCCCTGTTTTTGGAACGAGATGACCAATCACCATTACAGTAGTATGGATGTAATTCCGAAAGCCTAAATCCGTCACCGACATTGTTCGGAAAACTCGGACTATTATATAATGTCGGACGAACACGTTGTATTCCAGGAGAACCGCCAACTGTCGTCAACCGTACTGACAGCAGTTAGGTCGGCGAAGAACCGACTAGAACGAGAATTCTCCCTCACAGTGCGATAAGCGATACGTAGCGAGCGGGAGCACGGTATGATTCGTAGCGAACAGGTAATTACGATCCGTCTCTGTTGACTTCAACTATCGTCCCGATCATCGTCCACGCCGATTCGTCTACACCCTTCCGTCCGACCAGAATCGATTCGTTATCCGTGCTCGTGATGAATCGATAGTCCGCGTCATCGTCCTCGCAAACACCTTCCGCCTGAAATTCCTGCTGAAAGAATTCGGCACCGGAAATATGAAATATGGCTGTCGTTCCGTCGTCAAGCGTCAACTCGACGGGGTCGGGACTGATCTGGTGTATTCGTTTCGCGGTCGGATTGAGGTCTGCCATACGTACGTACTGACGGTTGCGGCCTATAAGTCGTGTTGATTCTGCGCTAGATAACCTCGATGACTTCCTCGAGTACATCTGTATCAACGAACAAAATGACGTGGTCTCCCGGTCTGATTACGGTCGTTCCGCGAGGCGTCACGAGTTCACCGGAGCGAGAGATCGCACCGATAATGACCTCGTCCGGAAGGCTCGCCGTAGAATCCCTGATTTCGCGATCTGCGAGAGTACTCCCTTCGGTAACGACGATCTCGATCACTTCCGCGCGATCGTGGTTGAGCAGTACGATTTTTTCAGTCGGAATCAATCGGGTAAAGCGAATGATTTCCTCGGCGGTCTCCTCGCGTGGATTGACAGTCACGTCGACGCCGGCAGCTTCGAACAGGTCGGCGTACTCTCTGTTCTCGACGATAGCGATGGTTTCACCGACGCCGAGCTGGCGGGAAACTAATGATACGAGTAAGTTTCGTTCGTCACTCGGCAATGCAGCGATGACGATATCGACATCATCGATGTGTTCACGCTCCAGAAATCCGATGTCCGTGGGATTTCCCTCGAGTACTGTCGTGTTCGGGAGTGCTTCAGCCGCGTTTCGAGCGCGATCAGAATCCTGTTCGAGTAACCGGGGACGATAGCCGTGTTCTTCGAACAGCCGAGCTATTTGAAAGCCGATCTCACTCGCGCCGGCGATAACGACCTCGTCGGTCGGACTTCGCGACGATAGTGAAATACGATTTGCGACGTTCGTAACGCCGCTAGCGCTTCCGATGACTACGATCCGATCGGCGGCCCGTATGGCGGTTTTTCCGGCCGGAAGCACCAGTTCGTCGTCGCGGAAGATCGCTGCGACCGTGACCGATCTGTCCAGATCTATCTGGTGCACAGTTTGATCGACGAACGGACTCTCGGGGTTGACTTCGAACGCAGCCATTCGAACGAGACCGTTGGCAAATGTATCAACCTCCTGTGCAGCAGGGAGTCCTGCGATCCGAAACGCCGCTTCGGACGTCAACGAGTCCGTGCAGATCATGAAATCGACACCGAACGCGTCCGGACGGCCGGTCCACGTTTCGAAGAGCGTTCGACGTCTCACTCGAGCAATAGTGAACGCGTCGGAGACCATCGTTACGGTCGCACAAATAACGGTATTGACCTCGTCGTTGTCGGTACACGCGATCACGAGATCCGCCCGATCGATTTCAGCCTCGCGTAGTATTTCGATATCTCGGCCGTCTCCGTGAACGGCGAGGACATCGTACGCGTATGCGAGTTCGTCGACGATCCGCTCGTCGCAGTCGACGACGACGACCTCATGAAGGTCTGCGAGCGTCGCGGCGATCGCTCGTCCGACTTCACCAGCCCCAATGACCGTTATACGCATCGGACTCGTGTTCGACTGATACTTAAGTGGTGACCTGAGAGCGGCATCGGTGACCGTCATTGATTTCTATGGAGCATCCGACAGACCGATCGACCGACCATATGGTCGTCTCGTCCCGGATGTGTTCACGTATAGAGTTCGTGGACCATTATGAGTTCCGTTCGTGGACGATTCTGTTCCTGGACAGTCCCAAATTCCGGTGCAACGACGACCGAGTCGATTACTATCGGTATCGATCCACCGTTGCTTCCAGGCTAAGTGGTGAACGCTGAGTAGTAATAGATACGAACTCTCACAGGCGGTCGGGCCGCCGTCATCCAAACCGAAGACACGACAGCTTCTGATCTCGTCTCAGAGGCTCTCAAATGGGGTCTGATACCGTCTGATAGATTGCTGACCAGCCAATCGTGTAGCTCGAGTGAGTCAGCCACCGTGACTGGGTCACACGCTCGCTCGATAGCACGAGAGAATTGTTCGATATAGCTGGATTATTATATTCAAGTGCCAATTCAGGAATCATATCTCTGGATACGGCGCTCCCACAATTTTGTATAATACTCTGGATCTTGCATGGAAATATCGATACCAGTGCAGTCATTACAGACGTACGTCTGTAACGACAATTGAGCGGGAAGCAAACGGGGCAACAGGATCCAATCATGCTGCACTTTTAAGAGTAGAGTTATCAAAATCCTCCTGCAGTGTCTGTATCGCTGCTCTGTCGATGACCGATACCTTGATTACGACTCCTCACAAACGTTCGTATTCACATGGGAATGGGTAACTATGACCAGCGTGAGTACGAACGTCGCGAACGGACAATCTCCGAAATTGAGTCCGACTCGGACGACCAGCCGAATGAGTATCGAGGCAAAATAACGTTCGACGACGGCAGTTCAACCAGCGAACTCCTCGAGAACCTCCAGAAAATCAAATCAAACGAATCGTGATAGAGGTAGAGAATAAACCAGACCAAACGATTTATCTCGATCCGACAGCTACTATTGTACATGGCGCTCGACGAGGTCCTTAGCGGTGACCAGCTCACAGGCCGACAAGCCGCGACGATCTTCTTCGCATGGCTAACACTAGTGTTACTAGCTGGAATTACTCTCCTACTGATTACGAGTAATACCATTGGATAGATGTTCGACTCCGATCACATGATTCAGGACGTCTCGCCCCTCACTTTCACCGAACTGTGACGTTCGATGAGCATCTTCGAGGTGCTGGCCCCATCGGTAGGTGAATCGAGACTCCAGGTGGTAGTTCGCTCTCCAGACACCGACGAGATGCGAGCAGCTACATGAACACTCTCTCAACGAGCAGCTGAACCGGCCCGATCTGTGTATTCGCTGGGTTAGCCCCCTTGAGGTCGTTCGCGATGCTGATCATGGACAGTGAGTAGTGGACCGTTGCCGTGATGATCTCAAGCATCCGTCGAAAATTCCAAGAGAAAATCGTGTGGCGAGACGCGCATTATCGAGGTCGAGGACGCTACGATGGCGGATACGGATTCGATCCGTTCACGATTGACATGGCCGTATCGGAAGCGAGCGATCCATCTCGAGACATTCAAATCACGCGTCGTGTTACGGAATCATATGGAGAAAGACGACTCTCGTGAGCATGTTGTTCCGGATAGTGACGATGAACTACCCACGGCGGACGTCCACGGATACGATTTCCGCGGAGAGTTCGATTTTCACGACCTTATCGCGTCCTATGAGACAACGGGATTCCAGGCGACACAACTCTCCAAGGCCATCGATATTGCCGAGCGAATGCGAGAAGAGGAAGCAACGATCTACCTCACGTTCACCTCGAACATCATCTCCTCGGGATTGCGTGAAGTTGTCGCGTATCTGGTCCGCGAAGGGTACGTCGACGTACTTATCACTACGTCCGGATCGCTCACAGAGGACGTTATCAAGACGGAGAAACCGTTCAAAATGGGCGAGTGGGATGCTGACGAGGCGACGCTTCGCGATCGAGGGATCAACCGTCTCGGAAATATTTTCGTTCCGTCCAATCGGTACGTGTGGCTTGAGGAGTACCTCTACGACTTCTTCGACAACTTCTTCGCGGACGAAAAGGTGCGCACGCCGACAGCGTTCGCACGAGAACTCGGGGAGACGCTCGACGACGAGGACTCCGTCTTGAAGCAGGCCGCAGACAACGATGTCCCCGTCTACTGCCCGGCGCTGACGGACGCCGAAGTCGGTAATTTCCTCTATTATTACAGGCAAGGATACGACTCAGAGGTTGGGATCGAAATTCTGGACGACTACGACTCGCTCATCGAAGACGGCCTGCTCGCGGATACGACGGGATTGATCGCTGTCGGAGGTGGCGTGCCAAAACATCACGCAATCATGACGAATCTGTTCCGTGGTGGTGCAGACTACGTCGTCTACATCTCGACAGGAATGGAAGGAGACGGGTCGCTCTCGGGCGCGCCACCGAACGAGGCAGTGTCGTGGGGGAAAATCAAGGACGAGCAGACAAACTACACGCAAGTCGACGCCGAAGCAACGCTCGTGTTTCCGCTGTTAGTTGCGAGTGCGTTCACAGAGCGATAGCCGCACAGTTAGCGCCTGATTCGAACCTCTCGCTTCGGTCGGCATCACCGTTCACTTCAGAATCTTTAACCGATCATATCGGTACACTGGTCCGATTACGTTCTCGAGCAGGACTTCGGGGAGATACTTCAGTGACTTATCTGGTTTTCATTATCCCCATATGAACTGTCGCTGTGAATCCCGTGTTATCTCGACGGGATCGATATGTAGATAGAGAAAGTTCACGTGGCTGGCAGCCTCGTGCCAGCAACTATATTGCGACGTGACATAGTACGTTGAACTATAGTAACTGTTAGAACTTTTTGCTCGGAGATTATTATAAGAGATAGTGAAGGATATCCTCGAAGTAAGGGTCCTGTTTTGCTTCGACATCCGGGTCGAATCGGTAAATCTTCAGATGAACTGTATCTTCGGTTGTCTCTGCTTCAGCATCTTCTCTCTTTTGACCAACTGCTCGTGCTTTCTTTTCGTCTACTCGTTGTTGGTGAGATTGCTCTGTGGTTGTCTTTGAAGACACGTTATTCCTTGTGACGGTCCCCCGCGGCTTTACAATAGTAGTAGAAGGTCTTCTTTAAACACAAAACGAGAACTGTTTCGCCTGTCTGATCAGCGTAATCTTCCTGAATGAAAGGGTGTCATAGAACGATGTGCATGGGTTCCTTTCACTCGTGCAAGCGATTCGTCAGAGGACGAGTCGGCCGTCATAGCCAAATATCCTATCGACCGAGCGGACCTGAACGCCCGATTCGTCTCCGCCTCCCGTTCACAAGGATCCTCAAGTACATAAGCCGTCATTGGGATCTCGGCACGGCGGGATACCATGGTGTCACCGGTAACATGTATGGCTCCGATTCCGACTCCGTAGGAATCGTCAGCCCCCGTATATCGGGGGCTCTCATATATTTACATACTATGCGTGGCTGCACCAGGCGTCCCGGGCGGGAGCTATCGCGTCGTGAACTGGTCCTCGCAACCGGTGCTGTGGGTCTCTCGGCGTTCGCAGGGTGTACGATAGACGATTCGAGCCCACCGTCGGGAGACGAAACGGAGACGGGGGCCACGATCACGGGACACTCCTCGCCCGACCTCGAGAAGTGGGTTGACGAGGTCCCTCGGCCGGACGTGCTCGAGCCGTCGGGGACGAAGGAGGGACAGCCTTACTACGAAGTGGAGATGCAGGAGGTCGAGCAGCAGCTCCACGGCGACCTGCCGACGACGACCGTCTGGGGATACGACGGCCGGTACCCTGGGCCGACGATCGAAGCCGAGCAGGGCGAACCGATCTATGTCCGGTGGAAGAACGACCTGCCGGACGAACACCTCCTGCCCGTGGATACGACGCTGCACAGCGACGCGATTCCGTACGACATGCCGGGGATCCGGACTGTGACGCACCTCCACGGGGGCAACGTCGAAGCCGAGAGCGACGGTAACGCACAGGCGTGGTTTACCCGCGACTTCGAGGAGACGGGACCCGCGTTCGAGCAGCGGGACTATTACTACGCCAACGAGCAGCCGACGTCGACGATGTGGTACCACGACCACGCGATGGGGATCACGCGACTCAACGTCTACGCCGGTCTGGCGGGGTTCTACCTCCTCCGCAACGACCACGAACGGGAGCTCGACCTGCCCAGCGGCGAGTACGAAATTCCGCTCGCGATTCAGGATCGGAGCTTCGAGGATGACGGTTCGCTGTTCTATCCGACGACCATCGCGGATGAACAGGGTGGCAGCGACGACTCCCATCCCGATCCGAGTGTAGTGCCGGAGTTCTACGGCGATACGCCGGTCGTCAACGGGAAGGCCTGGCCCCGGCTGTCCGTCGAACCACGACCATACCGGCTCCGGTTCCTGAACGGATCGAACAGCCGATTCTACCGACTCGAACTCCTGCAGTACGACGAATCATCGGGCGAAACCGGAGGCAACGGCCCTGCGTTCGTCCTGATAGGGAACGACGGCGGCCTCCTCACGGAGCCGGTCGAACTCGAGGATCGCCTCGAGCTTGGCTCAAGCCAGCGGGCCGACGTCGTCGTCGACTTCTCCGACTACGCGGGCGAGACGCTGTTGCTCCACAACGATGCGCCCGCGCTGTACCGCGGCGACGGAAGCGACGAGAGCGACGACATCGTTCCGCTCCACGAAGTGATGCTCGTAGACGTCGCCGATTCCGGATCCGGTACGGCGGCCGATGACTCCGACGTTGACGCCGACTCAGTACCGAGCGAACTGACCAGGGTTCCGGAAATTCCCGTCGACTCGGTCGACACCGAACGCTATCTCACGCTCGCGATGGACACGGACGAGTACGGCCGATCTCGCCACCTGCTGGGGACAGCCGAAGAACGCTCCGGCATCCCAATGATGGATCCGGTCACCGAGATGCCGACGCTCGGTGATACCGAAATCTGGAGCCTGGCCAACTTCACCGGGATGTCCCATCCGGTTCACCTCCACCTCGTCCACTTCCAGGTGCTCGGCCGCCAGCCGGTCGGCGACTACGATCCGGACGAGGACGCGATCGACCCAGACACACTCGAGGACCCCGAGCCGTACGAACTGGGCTGGAACGACGTCGTGACCGTCGACCCAGCCGAGGTCGTCCACGTCATCGCCCGCTTCGGAGAGTTCGAGGGGCTGTTCACCGACCAGACGGGCAGATACATGTGGCATTGCCATATGCTCGAGCACGAGGATCACGACATGATGCGCCCGCTTGAGGTTGTCCCACCATCCGACGATGACGACTCCCGCAGAGATGACGACTCAATTGGTGATGGTGCCGAATCGGATGCCGACGATAACGATACTCTGGACGGCGACGATGGATAACCGGCGGTGTTTCGAACAGTAGGGACAGCCCCTGAACAAGCAGCTGGTACACACTATTGGGAAGATACGGCTCTGTTGAAATCCTCCCCATCATATATTAACTCTCATCGAACTACTCCTCACTTCAGTTGTGGACTTGTTGTGGCAGTGTGCGGGCATGATGAGGTGTTCGGATAGAGACGCCGCCCATAGCGAGATAGCCGATGCGCTGTTGGCTATAGGATGGCGGCCACCTACTCAGTAGTCCATGGGTTGTTTCAATAGAGTTTACACGCAGCTGTCTGTAGTAGTAACTATGGCAGTTGAAATCACCTCGAGGTATCACAACTTGAAAGATCACTACAAAACACTCAGCGCGCTGCAGTCACAGCACATCATCCCCACACTCCAGATCCTGAAGATTCTGTTAAGCTGCGTTAGACTTTTCAAGAGTGAGATGAACAGAAGGAGAAAGGGCTTTCACGCGACGCCCGACAGAAATAATACCGGTTTCATTAACTAATATGGCAGGACCTAAAGTGCACGATGAAGCGATACTTGGGGCCATCAGCAAGCGCCGTGATCTGATCAACGACGCGATTCCTGAAGAGCTGCCAATCCACCGACCTAAGCGTCTCTATGAGGCCTCGCGCTACCTGCTGGATGCGGGTGGCAAGCGGCTCCGGCCGACACTATTATTGACTACCGCGGAGGCACTCGCCGACGTTGAGCCGCTCTCAACTAATTATCGGGAATTTCCTACCTTCGATGGTGGTACCGTTGATATGATAGCTGCTGCTGTCAGCGTCGAAATCATCCAGTCGTTCACGCTGATCCACGACGATATCATGGATGATGACGACCTCCGCCGAGGCGTTCCCGCCGTCCACAAGGAGTACGATCTCGGGACGGCTGTCCTCGCAGGAGATACGCTCTACTCAAAAGCATTCGAGATTATGCTTGATACCGGTGCTAGGTCGGACCGGACAGTTAAAGCCCTCGACGTGCTGGCGACGACCTGCAGAAAACTCTGCGAAGGCCAGGCGTTGGACATTGAGTTCGAGCAGCACAGCGACGTCACGCCCGAGGAATACCTCAAAATGGTTGAACAGAAGACCGCGGTCCTCTATGCCGCGTCGGCGTGTCTCCCGGCAATTCTGCAAGGAGCGGACGACAAGACGGTCGATGCACTGTACGGCTACGGTCTCGATATCGGACGTGCATTCCAGATCCACGATGACGTCCTTGATCTAACTGTACCTAGCGAGAAGCTCGGCAAACAACGAGGGAGTGATCTCGTGGAGAACAAACAGACTCTGATCACCGCCCACGCCCGTAAACAGGGACTGGAAATCGAGGAGCTGGTTGATACTACTGACATTGATGCCGTCACCGAACGCGAGATTGACAATGCTGTAACCGAGATCGAGCGTGTTGGCTCAATCGAATATGCTACCGATCAGGCATATAAGTTCGTTGACCAAGGAAAAGCTCGGCTTGAAGTGCTGCCGGACAATGAAGCCCACGAACTACTCTGTACCATTGCAAACTACCTGATCGAGCGCGATTACTGATCGGGTTCTGATCGTCAATCCCCTTCTCAAATAAAAGCTGTTCGCGCTGTCTGGAGACCTCTTAACGGACAAATGGTGGCAGCGGTTTTCAGCCAAAACACATTACGCTGGTGAAACAACAAAATTTGACCGTCATCTGGACGTCTGCACGAACCCGGCTGCGGTGTTCTTCGCCTGTTTCGGGATGACTCCACCTCGCCTCTGATAACTTGCTGACCATCAAACTGAACAAGCTCGTGAAAGACAGGAGCGAGTTCCCCTCTGGGTTACATACAACTCGTAGCCGACTGTCTTCTCGACGCAGCAGTCGTGTCCGGGTTAGACCCGACGTTCATTCCGTCAGGCTCGGTTATTTGGGAGGGGTTATTCGACATTGACCGATTGATGAATTCTCTACACTGCTCATTGGAGCGTTCGATCAAGATTATGGACAACACATGCAAGAGTGAGTTCACGAAACTGCTTCCACCAGTGTCGTGAACGGACGAACGCACCGTATTTTCGCTTGAGACGGGAGTTCACTGTCTCGCTCTGGCTCCGTTGACCGTACAGTTCAGTATCCAACCGAGCGTTCCACGCTTTCTGCAGTAATGAGAACTCACGGTGTTTGATCAGTGGACGAATCGAATTTTCGCGGGCCAGCGCCCGAATCTGCTGATCATCGTATCCCTCGTCTCCAAGCATAACTTCGACTTCAGATGAGTTGCAGTTGATGAGCGATGGTGCGATCTGCGTATCGTGTTTTCGGGTCGTTGTAATGTGAATATCGAGGATAGCGTTCGCTTTGGTATCGACTAAGAGCGTGACTTTCAGCTGCTGAATCGTCAACTTCACCCGTTTCGTGTAGTGCTTCGAGGCGTGACTGCGGTCAAAGCCGGAGGCATCAATTCCGACGACACCGTTAGTCGGGAGGAGTGTGACTGAAAGATTGAGAAGAACACGCCAAACAGCCACATTGAGCCGGTTGAATGCCTTACACAACGTCGAGGATGAGGGGAGTTCCGCAAGATCGATGGCTCTCCGAATTCGAGGCATCTCGATGAGCTCGTCGAGAAGTATCGGGTACGTTGTGTTCTTTCGCACTTTGAGGCAGAGCAAGACGATGTGCTGGTGGAGTGTGTAGCGCCGTTTTGAGAATTTCGGGGAGTAGCGGGCGACAGCTCGTCGAGCCAAATGGAACGTCTGCTCGACGAACCGAAGTAGCTGGGACGTTGGGAGGGTCTGCATCCACTCGCATTACTGGCTAAGTCTGTAACTCTCCAAGGATTTCAACAAAGCCCTCGAATCACTCAATGAAGAAATCGGGGCTCACGACCTGAAGTTCGCTCCTGATCCGGCCTGGGGCGATAAGAGTGCACTCGGCGGCGCGATCGGCAACAACTCGACCGGATCCCACTCCCTGCAGTATGGCAAGACCGACGCCTACGTCGAAGAGGTCGAGGTCGTCCTCGCGGACGGAACCATCACTACCTTCGGCGAAGTAGAGATCGACGACCTGCCCGAGTTAGCCGAGGGGGACGACCTCGAGTCAGCGATCTACGGCGAGGTCGCACGGATTCTGGAAAATAAAGGCGACCTCATCGAGGAGGTATATCCTGATCTCAAACGTAACGTCTCCGGCTACAACCTCGACTGGCTCGTCGAGGACGCTCGCGGAGCCGAACGCGGCATCGGGGAACCCGACGCGGAGGGCGGAATAGTCAACCTCGCAAAACTGCTCTGTGGCAGTGAGGGAACACTCGCAATTGTCACCGAGGCAACCGTCTCGCTCGAGACGGTTCCCGAAACGAAGAGCATGGCGCTGCTGGCCTATGACGCAGTCCTTGACGCGATGGATGACGTCGAGCCTATCGTCGAACATGATCCCGCTGCCGTCGAGGTGCTGGACGACGTCATGATTGACCTTGCGCGGGAGACCCCCGAGTTCGCTTCCGTCGCGGAGATGCTCCCAGAGGGGACGGCCGCAGTCCTGATCGTCGAGTTCTACGCCGACGACATCGAGGACGGTAAACGGAAGGTCGCGAACATGCTTGCCGACCGTTGTCCGGACGTCGACCCCGAAGGTGTGGCCGACAACGAGGACGACGACGCGCGGACGATCACCGACGCCGACGTCCTAGCGTTCGACGCGCTCGAGGCCTACGACGCCGACAGCCGCACGAAGATCTGGAAGCTGCGCAAGTCCGGGCTCCCGATCTTGCTCTCGCGGACGACCGACGAGAAACACGTCGCGTTCATCGAGGACACGGGCATCCCGCCCGAGAACCTCCGGGAGTTCGTCGTTGACCTCCAAGAGGTCCTCGAGGACCACGAAACCTACGCCAGTTTCTACGCTCACGCCGGTCCCGGCGTGCTTCACATCCGCCCGCTGGTAAACACGAAGACACAAGAGGGCCTCGAGGCGATGGAGTCGATCACCGACGACGTGACCAGCCTCGTCGTCAAATACGACGGCTCCGTCTCGGGCGAGCACGGCGACGGCCGCGCCCGTACCCAGTGGAACCGGAAGCTGTA
Above is a window of Natronolimnobius baerhuensis DNA encoding:
- a CDS encoding multicopper oxidase family protein — protein: MRGCTRRPGRELSRRELVLATGAVGLSAFAGCTIDDSSPPSGDETETGATITGHSSPDLEKWVDEVPRPDVLEPSGTKEGQPYYEVEMQEVEQQLHGDLPTTTVWGYDGRYPGPTIEAEQGEPIYVRWKNDLPDEHLLPVDTTLHSDAIPYDMPGIRTVTHLHGGNVEAESDGNAQAWFTRDFEETGPAFEQRDYYYANEQPTSTMWYHDHAMGITRLNVYAGLAGFYLLRNDHERELDLPSGEYEIPLAIQDRSFEDDGSLFYPTTIADEQGGSDDSHPDPSVVPEFYGDTPVVNGKAWPRLSVEPRPYRLRFLNGSNSRFYRLELLQYDESSGETGGNGPAFVLIGNDGGLLTEPVELEDRLELGSSQRADVVVDFSDYAGETLLLHNDAPALYRGDGSDESDDIVPLHEVMLVDVADSGSGTAADDSDVDADSVPSELTRVPEIPVDSVDTERYLTLAMDTDEYGRSRHLLGTAEERSGIPMMDPVTEMPTLGDTEIWSLANFTGMSHPVHLHLVHFQVLGRQPVGDYDPDEDAIDPDTLEDPEPYELGWNDVVTVDPAEVVHVIARFGEFEGLFTDQTGRYMWHCHMLEHEDHDMMRPLEVVPPSDDDDSRRDDDSIGDGAESDADDNDTLDGDDG
- a CDS encoding deoxyhypusine synthase: MEKDDSREHVVPDSDDELPTADVHGYDFRGEFDFHDLIASYETTGFQATQLSKAIDIAERMREEEATIYLTFTSNIISSGLREVVAYLVREGYVDVLITTSGSLTEDVIKTEKPFKMGEWDADEATLRDRGINRLGNIFVPSNRYVWLEEYLYDFFDNFFADEKVRTPTAFARELGETLDDEDSVLKQAADNDVPVYCPALTDAEVGNFLYYYRQGYDSEVGIEILDDYDSLIEDGLLADTTGLIAVGGGVPKHHAIMTNLFRGGADYVVYISTGMEGDGSLSGAPPNEAVSWGKIKDEQTNYTQVDAEATLVFPLLVASAFTER
- the idsA3 gene encoding geranylfarnesyl diphosphate synthase, coding for MAGPKVHDEAILGAISKRRDLINDAIPEELPIHRPKRLYEASRYLLDAGGKRLRPTLLLTTAEALADVEPLSTNYREFPTFDGGTVDMIAAAVSVEIIQSFTLIHDDIMDDDDLRRGVPAVHKEYDLGTAVLAGDTLYSKAFEIMLDTGARSDRTVKALDVLATTCRKLCEGQALDIEFEQHSDVTPEEYLKMVEQKTAVLYAASACLPAILQGADDKTVDALYGYGLDIGRAFQIHDDVLDLTVPSEKLGKQRGSDLVENKQTLITAHARKQGLEIEELVDTTDIDAVTEREIDNAVTEIERVGSIEYATDQAYKFVDQGKARLEVLPDNEAHELLCTIANYLIERDY
- a CDS encoding IS5 family transposase codes for the protein MQTLPTSQLLRFVEQTFHLARRAVARYSPKFSKRRYTLHQHIVLLCLKVRKNTTYPILLDELIEMPRIRRAIDLAELPSSSTLCKAFNRLNVAVWRVLLNLSVTLLPTNGVVGIDASGFDRSHASKHYTKRVKLTIQQLKVTLLVDTKANAILDIHITTTRKHDTQIAPSLINCNSSEVEVMLGDEGYDDQQIRALARENSIRPLIKHREFSLLQKAWNARLDTELYGQRSQSETVNSRLKRKYGAFVRSRHWWKQFRELTLACVVHNLDRTLQ
- a CDS encoding DUF5786 family protein, whose translation is MGMGNYDQREYERRERTISEIESDSDDQPNEYRGKITFDDGSSTSELLENLQKIKSNES
- the trkA gene encoding Trk system potassium transporter TrkA, translated to MRITVIGAGEVGRAIAATLADLHEVVVVDCDERIVDELAYAYDVLAVHGDGRDIEILREAEIDRADLVIACTDNDEVNTVICATVTMVSDAFTIARVRRRTLFETWTGRPDAFGVDFMICTDSLTSEAAFRIAGLPAAQEVDTFANGLVRMAAFEVNPESPFVDQTVHQIDLDRSVTVAAIFRDDELVLPAGKTAIRAADRIVVIGSASGVTNVANRISLSSRSPTDEVVIAGASEIGFQIARLFEEHGYRPRLLEQDSDRARNAAEALPNTTVLEGNPTDIGFLEREHIDDVDIVIAALPSDERNLLVSLVSRQLGVGETIAIVENREYADLFEAAGVDVTVNPREETAEEIIRFTRLIPTEKIVLLNHDRAEVIEIVVTEGSTLADREIRDSTASLPDEVIIGAISRSGELVTPRGTTVIRPGDHVILFVDTDVLEEVIEVI
- a CDS encoding IclR family transcriptional regulator — protein: MAKQTAKTTERSLVVINTIQKLGGATLDELTGELEIARSTIHLHLQTLLEEGYLTKEGAVYHIGLRFLNHGEYARSRKKAYTLAKQTVTELSDRIDEEVEFVVENDNRGILVHESFHPDSHFPSKERHISTAPSSAGIYYYLHSVATGKAILAELPDERVEAVLDDRGLPRQTAHTITDQDDFIRELEQIRDRGVAFADEEYVDGLREVGRRVTGPDGSVLGAIAIIGPKYRFTDERYTTELPEILIEYVDDLETEISDSYLDDYR